In one Penaeus monodon isolate SGIC_2016 chromosome 20, NSTDA_Pmon_1, whole genome shotgun sequence genomic region, the following are encoded:
- the LOC119585810 gene encoding insulin-like growth factor-binding protein complex acid labile subunit — MQYTDSVFTLPWASSRDRKGANFTSPITDTNKISARCGRGDSNKLILRTVGKQVPPKACPSRKIHRPRLTTCGFVDQESLRWPDSGSWPSVTYGLRSVTLLLVVSLMSPVGAFCPRGCTCDDVGLRVQCIHADLDVIPILFHPGTLELNLSYNRIKTILEGLIFYGELQYLDLSHNEVVSVGSQNFASQRVLNTLVIGNNKLSKIQSRAFLGLSNLTHLDLSDNYIESIENNAFGALVNLKTLDLSNNRIKNLTVNTFMKLHGLRSLNLCKNELREISSVVFEPLRELQDLDLCSNQLMTIQDFAFMSLKSLVNLKLSSNKLHFLHEKALSGLDSLKILNLRDNDIPAVPSDVLAATRGLEQLDLGINPITSLPFRPFRHLASLRKLYISRCENLSAIDTGAFIGLTKLTTLVLSFNPQLTTLDRDIFKPLRGLRHLTLRGNGLKGFDRSLVSQNALQSLDLRDNSFECNCSLKWLQEASSNKTLSLKIEEILCAGPEPLKGRRLSELSEYDLECYDNVVVMASCAAASMTLLLLFVAFGVLYYKNCRKMKAMVHDNWPEKIVATWKDPEYEKQVEDEEYTFHSLRGIQHIPVTVI, encoded by the coding sequence ATGCAATACACGGATTCTGTCTTCACTCTTCCTTGGGCCAGTTCAAGAGATCGGAAGGGAGCTAATTTCACGTCCCCGATAACGGACACGAACAAAATATCAGCGAGATGCGGGAGAGGCGATAGCAATAAACTAATCTTAAGAACCGTCGGCAAGCAAGTCCCTCCGAAAGCTTGCCCATCAAGAAAAATCCACCGACCAAGGCTCACGACCTGCGGTTTCGTCGACCAGGAGAGCCTCCGATGGCCGGACTCGGGCAGCTGGCCGTCCGTGACGTACGGTCTGCGCTCCGTGACGCTGCTGCTCGTGGTGAGCCTGATGAGCCCCGTGGGAGCCTTCTGCCCGCGCGGCTGCACATGCGACGACGTGGGTCTTCGCGTGCAGTGCATCCACGCCGACCTGGATGTCATTCCGATCCTGTTTCATCCGGGGACACTCGAGCTGAATCTGAGCTATAATAGAATTAAGACAATCTTAGAGGGACTCATATTCTACGGCGAGCTGCAGTACCTAGATCTCTCGCATAATGAAGTTGTTTCCGTTGGTTCTCAGAACTTCGCATCGCAGAGAGTGCTCAACACGCTCGTGATCGGAAATAATAAGCTTTCGAAAATTCAGAGTAGAGCTTTCCTTGGCCTTTCTAACCTCACGCATTTAGATTTGAGCGACAACTATATCGAGTCGATTGAGAACAACGCTTTTGGCGCGCTCGTAAATTTGAAAACACTTGACCTGTCAAATAACAGAATAAAGAATCTAACAGTCAATACCTTCATGAAACTGCATGGACTCAGAAGCCTGAACCTGTGCAAAAATGAACTGAGAGAAATTTCGAGTGTAGTATTTGAACCACTTAGGGAACTTCAAGACTTAGACCTGTGCTCGAATCAGTTAATGACTATTCAAGACTTTGCCTTTATGAGCCTGAAGAGTCTAGTGAATTTGAAATTAAGCAGCAACAAACTCCACTTCTTGCACGAAAAAGCTCTAAGTGGACTGGATTCCCTGAAAATTCTGAACTTGCGAGACAACGACATCCCAGCGGTTCCCAGCGACGTCCTGGCAGCCACGAGGGGCCTGGAGCAGCTCGACCTGGGCATCAACCCGATCACGTCTCTGCCGTTTCGCCCGTTCAGGCACCTGGCGAGCCTCAGGAAACTGTACATATCAAGGTGCGAGAACCTCTCTGCCATCGACACCGGGGCTTTCATCGGCCTCACCAAGCTGACAACTCTGGTCCTCAGCTTCAACCCACAATTAACGACCCTCGATCGTGACATATTCAAGCCTCTCCGCGGTCTCCGGCACTTGACGCTCAGAGGCAACGGTCTCAAGGGCTTTGATCGTTCTCTTGTTAGTCAAAATGCTCTTCAGTCTCTAGACCTGAGGGATAATAGCTTTGAGTGCAATTGTTCTCTAAAGTGGCTGCAGGAAGCGAGTTCGAATAAAACCCTCTCGCTGAAAATTGAGGAGATCTTGTGCGCCGGGCCAGAGCCACTAAAAGGGAGAAGACTTTCGGAGTTATCGGAGTATGATCTGGAGTGCTATGACAATGTGGTGGTGATGGCCTCGTGCGCCGCGGCCTCCATGACGCTGCTCCTCCTCTTCGTGGCCTTCGGGGTTCTCTACTACAAGAACTGTCGCAAGATGAAGGCGATGGTTCACGACAACTGGCCGGAGAAGATCGTGGCCACTTGGAAGGACCCCGAGTACGAGAAGCAAGTGGAGGACGAGGAGTACACCTTCCACTCCCTACGGGGCATCCAGCACATCCCAGTCACAGTCATTTGA